The following proteins are co-located in the Chryseobacterium daecheongense genome:
- a CDS encoding YHS domain-containing protein, producing MKHIFILTALLLSVSFISCAQETPKVKHSKSMMTPKENLKVKVVNAEDPVCHMKTADYLKFTATYKNKVYGFCSASCKDEFNKNPEKYVQK from the coding sequence ATGAAACATATATTCATTTTGACAGCTTTGCTGCTGTCAGTATCATTTATTTCCTGTGCCCAGGAAACACCTAAAGTAAAGCATAGTAAAAGTATGATGACTCCAAAGGAGAACCTTAAGGTAAAAGTAGTCAACGCTGAAGATCCTGTATGTCATATGAAAACGGCAGATTATTTAAAATTTACAGCAACATATAAGAACAAGGTGTACGGTTTTTGCAGTGCTTCCTGTAAGGACGAATTCAACAAAAATCCTGAAAAATATGTCCAAAAATAA
- a CDS encoding heavy metal translocating P-type ATPase codes for MEECCNTKPQKKEHNHFEGDGHDHGHSHDTSDKTTFQLFLPAVISFVLLMIGVALDNYIKTEWFTGWVRIVWYSAAYIPVGLPVLREAYESIIKGDVFSEFFLMGIATIGAFVIAQYPEGVAVMLFYAVGEVFQTLAVTRAKSNIKSLLDQRPDEVTVLKGGQPQIVKAETVGIGEIIQLKSGEKLGLDGELLSETASFNTAALTGESKPDTKTKGDAVLAGMINLNTVSQVKVTTAYQDSKLSKILELVQNATAQKAPTELFIRKFAKVYTPIVVLLAIAIALLPYFFVADYQFKDWLYRALVFLVISCPCALVISIPLGYFGGIGAGSRNGILFKGSNFLDALAKIQNVVMDKTGTMTEGVFKVQEVDFKPEFDKNDILKLVNLLESQSTHPVATAIHEYVGEIDHSIPMENVEEIAGHGLKATINGKDLLVGNFKMMDRFNIQYDINPDNIVYTLIAVAYDNKFVGYLTIADTIKNDAQLTINKLKALNIKSTMLSGDKSSVVKYVADTLGIQNAYGDLLPEDKVNKVKAIKAKNETVAFVGDGVNDAPVVALSDVGIAMGGLGSDATIETADVVIQDDMPSKIPMAINIGRKTKQIVWQNITLAFVVKGIVLILGAGGLATMWEAVFADVGVSLIAILNAVRIQRMKF; via the coding sequence ATGGAAGAATGCTGTAATACAAAACCTCAAAAAAAAGAGCACAATCATTTTGAAGGAGATGGCCATGATCACGGTCACTCTCATGATACCTCAGATAAAACGACTTTCCAGTTGTTTTTACCTGCAGTAATCTCTTTTGTTTTATTAATGATCGGTGTCGCTTTAGACAATTATATAAAAACAGAATGGTTTACCGGTTGGGTTCGGATCGTTTGGTACTCAGCGGCCTATATTCCTGTTGGACTTCCAGTATTAAGAGAGGCTTATGAAAGCATCATTAAAGGAGATGTGTTTTCAGAATTCTTCTTAATGGGGATTGCAACAATTGGCGCATTTGTTATTGCCCAATATCCTGAAGGAGTAGCAGTGATGCTTTTTTATGCCGTTGGAGAAGTATTTCAAACTTTGGCCGTTACAAGGGCGAAAAGCAATATCAAATCATTATTAGATCAGCGTCCGGATGAGGTAACTGTTTTAAAAGGTGGGCAACCCCAAATAGTGAAAGCAGAGACTGTAGGTATAGGAGAAATTATTCAATTGAAATCCGGAGAGAAATTAGGGCTGGATGGAGAATTGCTTTCAGAAACTGCTTCATTTAATACAGCTGCACTTACAGGGGAAAGTAAGCCGGATACCAAAACCAAAGGTGATGCAGTGCTTGCGGGAATGATCAATTTAAATACTGTTAGCCAGGTTAAAGTTACCACGGCATATCAGGATAGTAAACTGAGTAAGATCCTGGAGCTGGTTCAAAATGCTACAGCGCAAAAAGCTCCAACCGAATTATTCATTAGAAAATTTGCGAAGGTTTATACTCCGATTGTGGTATTGCTTGCTATAGCAATTGCATTATTACCTTATTTCTTTGTAGCGGACTATCAATTTAAAGATTGGTTGTACAGAGCTTTAGTATTCCTTGTGATTTCTTGTCCATGTGCATTAGTGATCTCAATTCCTTTGGGATATTTCGGAGGGATTGGAGCGGGAAGCAGAAATGGAATTCTGTTCAAAGGAAGTAACTTCTTAGATGCACTTGCTAAAATCCAGAATGTTGTAATGGATAAGACCGGAACAATGACAGAAGGTGTTTTCAAAGTTCAGGAAGTGGACTTCAAGCCTGAGTTTGATAAAAATGATATATTGAAACTGGTAAACCTTTTAGAAAGCCAGAGTACGCACCCTGTAGCAACAGCTATTCATGAGTATGTAGGAGAAATAGATCATTCCATTCCTATGGAAAACGTAGAGGAAATTGCGGGGCACGGGCTGAAAGCAACAATTAATGGAAAAGATTTATTGGTTGGGAATTTCAAAATGATGGATAGATTCAATATTCAGTATGATATCAACCCGGATAATATTGTGTATACATTAATTGCGGTCGCTTATGATAATAAGTTTGTAGGATATCTTACTATTGCAGATACCATTAAAAACGATGCACAATTAACGATCAATAAATTAAAAGCATTAAATATAAAATCAACCATGCTGAGTGGCGATAAAAGCTCAGTTGTAAAATATGTGGCGGATACTTTGGGAATTCAAAATGCTTATGGGGATTTACTTCCAGAGGATAAGGTGAATAAAGTAAAAGCTATCAAAGCTAAAAATGAGACGGTTGCTTTTGTTGGTGATGGAGTGAATGATGCTCCGGTTGTCGCTTTGAGTGATGTAGGAATTGCAATGGGTGGATTGGGAAGTGATGCAACGATTGAAACAGCTGACGTTGTAATACAGGATGACATGCCAAGTAAAATTCCTATGGCCATTAATATAGGTAGGAAGACCAAACAGATTGTATGGCAAAACATTACCCTGGCATTTGTGGTAAAAGGAATTGTTTTGATCCTTGGTGCAGGAGGTTTGGCGACCATGTGGGAAGCGGTTTTTGCAGATGTCGGAGTTTCACTGATTGCAATCCTAAATGCCGTAAGGATTCAAAGGATGAAATTTTAA
- a CDS encoding isoprenylcysteine carboxylmethyltransferase family protein, translating to MALKEELEKQGNWLFKYRSTLPIGILFIGFVVSVQMNLKEETTSCEILYEFACLLISAVGLGIRVYTVGYTPKNTSGRNTSEGQVADTLNTTGIYSVVRNPLYLGNFFMWLGLALFTENLWFVVSFILFYWIYYERIIYAEEQFLERKFGEKYRSWASKVPVFIPNLGLFRKNELSFSLKKVLKKEKNGLFAMFLIFTLFDITGEWIRDHSDHNLLFISGTIITMMMYFVLKVLKMKTKLLENNRS from the coding sequence ATGGCTTTAAAAGAAGAACTTGAAAAACAAGGGAATTGGCTTTTCAAATATAGAAGCACATTACCGATAGGTATTTTATTTATCGGTTTTGTGGTTTCTGTTCAAATGAATTTAAAAGAAGAAACAACGAGCTGCGAAATTCTATACGAATTTGCCTGCCTTTTAATAAGTGCTGTAGGTTTAGGGATTAGAGTTTATACAGTGGGATATACACCTAAAAATACCTCGGGAAGGAATACCTCAGAAGGTCAGGTAGCTGATACACTTAATACAACAGGGATATACAGTGTAGTAAGAAATCCTTTATATCTTGGGAACTTTTTTATGTGGCTGGGACTTGCCTTATTTACAGAAAATTTATGGTTTGTCGTTTCCTTCATTCTTTTTTACTGGATTTATTATGAGCGGATTATTTATGCAGAGGAACAATTTTTAGAAAGAAAATTTGGAGAAAAATATAGAAGCTGGGCATCCAAAGTACCGGTTTTTATTCCTAACTTAGGATTGTTTAGGAAAAACGAACTCTCATTTAGTCTAAAAAAGGTGTTGAAGAAAGAAAAGAATGGGCTTTTTGCTATGTTTTTGATCTTTACGCTGTTCGATATTACAGGAGAATGGATTAGAGATCATTCTGATCATAATTTGTTGTTCATTTCTGGTACGATCATTACAATGATGATGTACTTTGTACTCAAAGTATTAAAAATGAAAACGAAACTTTTAGAAAACAACAGATCTTAA
- a CDS encoding bestrophin family ion channel codes for MLLNKRLSIWYFINEIKSQILFICIFAFCIGLLDLLPGFRKISLPLNIPALVGTAVSLLLAFRTSQSYERWWEARIVWGAIVNDSRTLIRLAIQFLPEKQAQEFAERQIIWTFALGESLRKLPFSIKVQEYLTAHQIDALNVPNALLDEHSRQVRKAFSSGEISEFQQLQLNDAITKLCDSMGKCERLKNTVFPRSYSILVHVLIYVFAAILPFGLDDNQLIIEVLVTILVPTMFIAIERTSIIMQDPFENTPVDTPMTSLAQTIEINLRQMVGEKNVPMKKENPLYYEM; via the coding sequence ATGTTATTAAACAAAAGATTATCCATTTGGTATTTCATTAATGAAATAAAATCTCAGATTCTTTTCATTTGCATATTTGCTTTTTGTATAGGGCTTTTAGATTTACTTCCCGGATTTAGAAAAATATCACTTCCTCTGAATATTCCTGCATTAGTGGGAACGGCCGTTTCTCTGTTATTGGCTTTCCGTACTTCACAATCTTACGAAAGATGGTGGGAGGCAAGAATTGTCTGGGGAGCCATTGTAAACGATTCCCGGACTTTGATCAGATTAGCAATTCAGTTTTTACCTGAAAAACAAGCACAGGAATTCGCGGAAAGACAGATCATCTGGACTTTTGCGTTAGGGGAATCGCTTAGAAAGCTGCCCTTTTCCATAAAGGTACAGGAATATCTTACTGCTCATCAAATTGATGCTTTAAATGTTCCGAATGCATTACTCGATGAACATTCCAGGCAGGTAAGAAAAGCTTTTTCTTCAGGGGAAATCTCAGAATTTCAACAATTACAACTTAATGATGCCATTACAAAGCTTTGTGATAGCATGGGAAAATGTGAGCGATTAAAGAATACGGTTTTCCCGCGATCATATAGTATTTTGGTCCATGTGTTAATCTATGTATTTGCTGCTATTTTACCATTTGGATTGGATGATAATCAATTGATAATCGAAGTATTGGTCACTATTTTAGTTCCTACAATGTTTATCGCTATAGAAAGAACATCAATCATCATGCAGGATCCTTTTGAAAATACCCCTGTTGATACCCCAATGACTTCTTTAGCACAGACAATAGAAATTAACCTGAGACAGATGGTCGGGGAAAAGAATGTTCCTATGAAGAAAGAAAATCCTTTGTACTACGAAATGTAA
- a CDS encoding transcriptional repressor — MKKEIEDKLIDKNTKPTSMRILVYDFLSSQEAALSLSEIESHFDNADRTTIYRTLKTFEEKGIVHGIQENTTTKYKLCDDDCDEKTHKDWHLHFYCKICKQTTCKEDISFPDNIQTNFRIDEIRLFAKGICEDCLESLQ; from the coding sequence ATGAAAAAAGAAATAGAAGATAAGCTTATAGACAAAAATACCAAACCAACGAGTATGCGTATCCTGGTATATGATTTTTTGAGCTCTCAGGAAGCTGCTTTGTCATTGTCTGAAATTGAAAGTCATTTTGATAATGCAGACCGAACAACTATTTACAGGACCTTAAAAACTTTTGAAGAGAAAGGAATTGTTCACGGGATACAGGAAAATACAACTACCAAGTATAAGCTTTGCGATGATGATTGTGACGAGAAAACACATAAAGACTGGCATCTTCATTTTTACTGTAAAATTTGTAAGCAAACCACCTGTAAAGAAGATATTTCATTTCCAGATAACATCCAAACTAATTTCCGGATTGATGAAATAAGGCTTTTTGCTAAAGGGATTTGCGAAGATTGTTTGGAAAGTTTGCAATAG
- a CDS encoding cation diffusion facilitator family transporter produces MNEKNTQTVSAASKHKKNLLIVLSFSGAYLIAEVIGGILTNSLALLADAAHMLTDVVGLLLAFIAIKIGERKADSKKTFGYYRTEILAAVINAVVLLGISVYVLFEAYQRFKSPPEVQSKSMLIVAGIGLLVNIAGMLILRKDSEASLNMKGAYFEVLSDMLTSVGVMIAGVIMLTTNWYYADPLISAAIGLLIFPRTWRLLKEAVNVLLESTPEDVDIDLLRKSLEQVPGVKSVHDLHVWSLTSGVNAMSSHIVKDDTITQNQLLEKLTEETTSRFTISHTTFQIEEESYQEDVTHY; encoded by the coding sequence ATGAACGAAAAAAACACACAAACAGTTTCCGCAGCCAGTAAACATAAAAAGAATCTTCTTATTGTATTATCGTTTAGTGGAGCATATCTTATTGCGGAGGTTATTGGAGGAATTCTTACCAATAGTCTTGCGTTGCTTGCAGATGCCGCTCACATGCTTACAGATGTGGTAGGATTATTACTGGCTTTTATTGCAATAAAAATCGGAGAACGGAAAGCGGACTCCAAAAAGACTTTTGGATATTACCGTACAGAAATATTGGCAGCGGTGATCAATGCCGTGGTACTGCTGGGAATCTCCGTGTATGTTTTATTTGAAGCTTATCAGAGATTTAAAAGCCCTCCAGAAGTGCAGAGTAAATCAATGTTGATTGTTGCAGGAATAGGACTTTTAGTAAACATTGCAGGAATGTTGATCCTTAGAAAAGATTCCGAAGCGAGTCTTAATATGAAAGGTGCGTATTTTGAAGTTCTTTCGGATATGCTTACTTCTGTAGGAGTTATGATTGCAGGTGTAATTATGCTTACAACCAACTGGTACTATGCCGACCCATTGATCTCGGCAGCAATTGGCTTACTTATCTTTCCCAGAACCTGGCGACTTCTTAAGGAAGCTGTTAATGTATTACTGGAGAGTACTCCCGAAGATGTAGACATTGATCTGTTACGTAAATCACTGGAACAGGTTCCTGGCGTAAAAAGCGTGCATGATCTCCATGTGTGGTCTCTTACTTCCGGCGTAAATGCCATGAGTTCTCATATTGTTAAAGATGATACAATTACTCAAAATCAGCTGCTGGAAAAACTGACCGAAGAAACAACATCCAGATTTACCATCAGCCATACTACTTTTCAGATTGAGGAAGAAAGTTATCAGGAAGATGTTACCCATTATTAA
- a CDS encoding efflux RND transporter periplasmic adaptor subunit gives MRKKHIIIYCIALSLLTVSCSKKEEVAENPAGKAEQKIEKPAEASETIASLTEEQIKAVGITMGTIEMKELTSTVKANGTLDVPNNSKATITSLYGGIIKTLTVQVGSVVRKGQVIATIANPEFIRLQEEYLTVNSRITFAEQEYRRQRELFDNDAGAKKNLQSSDAELKTLRTRKASLLRQLQMMGISPGAVNNANMRSGLVITSPINGTVSSISAQIGSYVDVSSPVAEVIDNESIHLDLQIYEKDLPKMKVGQIVHFNLTNNPETEYDAKVFSIGSSFENASKTISVHCNVIGNKEGLIDGMSITGVVSLEKTTTPAVPNDAIVEADGKSYIFVQTNKKPAENHDEEKPKKEMPKENVKMINFEKIEVVKGSSDMGYTAITPVTEIAPDSKIVVKSTFFVNAKLTNAGEQD, from the coding sequence ATGAGAAAAAAACACATCATCATATATTGTATTGCTCTTTCTTTGTTAACTGTAAGTTGTAGTAAAAAGGAAGAGGTGGCGGAAAATCCTGCGGGAAAAGCAGAGCAAAAAATTGAGAAACCCGCAGAAGCTTCCGAGACTATTGCTTCATTAACGGAAGAACAAATAAAAGCTGTTGGAATTACAATGGGAACCATTGAAATGAAGGAGTTAACTTCTACCGTTAAAGCCAATGGTACCTTGGATGTACCTAATAACAGTAAAGCCACCATTACCTCTTTATATGGAGGAATTATTAAAACGCTTACTGTTCAGGTAGGTAGTGTGGTGAGAAAAGGACAGGTGATCGCAACAATTGCCAATCCTGAATTTATAAGACTTCAGGAAGAATACCTGACTGTGAATAGTAGAATTACATTTGCGGAACAGGAGTACAGAAGACAACGAGAGCTTTTTGATAATGATGCAGGAGCCAAGAAAAACCTGCAGAGTTCCGATGCAGAATTAAAAACCCTCAGAACGAGGAAGGCCTCTTTGTTGAGGCAACTTCAGATGATGGGAATAAGCCCCGGTGCTGTTAACAATGCAAATATGAGATCAGGTTTGGTAATAACATCACCTATCAATGGAACTGTGAGTAGTATTTCTGCACAAATAGGGAGCTATGTTGATGTTTCATCTCCGGTGGCTGAAGTTATTGATAATGAATCCATTCACTTGGATTTACAGATATACGAAAAAGATCTTCCGAAAATGAAAGTTGGGCAAATTGTTCATTTTAATCTAACCAACAACCCGGAGACAGAGTATGATGCCAAAGTATTCAGCATAGGTTCATCTTTTGAGAATGCGAGTAAGACCATTTCTGTACACTGTAATGTAATCGGGAATAAGGAAGGATTAATTGATGGAATGAGCATTACCGGAGTTGTAAGTCTCGAAAAAACAACCACACCGGCTGTTCCTAATGATGCAATTGTAGAAGCAGATGGCAAGTCTTATATTTTTGTTCAAACGAATAAAAAGCCTGCAGAAAATCATGATGAAGAAAAACCTAAGAAAGAAATGCCTAAAGAAAATGTGAAAATGATCAATTTTGAGAAAATTGAAGTAGTAAAAGGGTCTTCTGATATGGGTTATACAGCAATAACTCCGGTAACAGAAATTGCCCCTGATTCTAAAATAGTAGTGAAAAGTACATTTTTTGTAAATGCAAAGCTCACCAATGCTGGCGAGCAGGATTAA
- a CDS encoding CusA/CzcA family heavy metal efflux RND transporter, with protein MLDKIIKFSIKNKFIIGLMTLLWIIWGVWSATRLPIDAVPDITNNQVQIITVCPTLAGQEVEQLVTFPIEQSIANVPGIEDMRSVSRFGLSVITVVFKEDVDVYFARQLISEQLKQAVEEIPKGVGVPELAPVSTGLGEIYQYILHPKKGSEKKYSAKDLRTMQDWIVRRQLNGTPGVAEINSFGGELKQYEVGINPNRLKAMGVSISDIFTALEKNNQNTGGAYIDKKPNAYFIRGVGMVTSLEDIRNIAVKNETGSIPIYIKDVADVRFGSAVRYGAMTYNGKVDAVGGVVMMLKGANSNEVVNNVKAKIPTIQKSLPDDVVIEPFIDRTDLVGRAMKTVEKNLVEGALIVIFVLVVFLGNLRAGLIVASAIPLSLLFALGMMNVFGVSANLMSLGAIDFGLIVDGAVIIVEATLHLLHNKNSGKLTQIQMDKEVGTAASKMMNSAIFGQIIILIVYIPILSLAGVEGKMFTPMAKTVGFAIIGATILSITYIPMVSSLFLSKNVSHKKTLSDKIMDFLQGIYQPLLQKAIRLKLVIVTITISIFVISIFIFKNMGGEFIPQLQEGDYAFQCILPQQSSLSQSLETSMQASRIIKSFDEVKMVVGKTGSAEVPTDPMPPEASDIIVVLKPQSEWKTKKSYAELGDEISKKLEAIPGVYFERNQPIQMRFNELMTGIRQDVAVKIFGENLDSLAIYAEKVGKAIQSVNGANAPQIEKVGGLPQINVTYDRTRMANYGINIEDVNNALSTAFAGKSTGQVFENERRFDLVVRLDSLNRTNIDDVDNLMINTKTGEQIPLSQVADVKYKMGPAQISREQAKRRIVVGFNVKGRDVQSVVQDIQKKLDKDVKLPAGYYYTYGGQFENLQEASQRLMIAVPISLLLIFLLLYFTFNSLKQAALIFTAIPMSAIGGIFALLVRGMPFSISAGIGFIALFGVAVLNGIVLIGTFNELEKEGEKDIFKRVMEGTKTRLRPVLMTATVASLGFLPMAISTGAGAEVQKPLATVVIGGLISATFLTLFVLPMLYIIFNTKLRIKKMKMKPFTPVIILGFIMLGQFASAQSRTLTVEQAVEQAVANNPGLKSKDLGIEAAKALKPTAKELPKMNFNAQLGQYNSPTFDQSFAISQSIPFPTIFKARKELIAETIKGKQIEKEISMNELVKQVRSYYYQIEYLQYNKAQLKNLDSLYRDFIRIATVRFKAGDIKKIEISTAETQQGEINLLLNQNQVFLNNAYKNLKTLLNISEDIEVPFNGNYEPLKSGNILDSKEVDNNPTIKAFYQEMEIAERNKNVEKAQGLPEFSLGYTNQSLTGSYPVNGREVFYNSGNRFSFVNVGIAIPLTFGATKARIKSLEFQKQVAETNAMYQKNQLSTQLQNALTQYQQDTQQYNYYVGQAIPNAEKIVKAAQLGYRTGEITYVEYLFALQTATNIQLKYLESIQQVNQSVVTINSIINK; from the coding sequence GTGTTAGATAAAATTATAAAATTCAGTATTAAGAATAAGTTCATTATTGGTTTAATGACTTTACTGTGGATTATCTGGGGAGTCTGGAGTGCTACCAGATTACCCATTGATGCGGTACCTGATATTACGAACAATCAGGTTCAAATTATTACAGTATGTCCTACGTTAGCGGGACAGGAGGTAGAGCAATTGGTTACTTTTCCAATTGAACAGAGTATAGCAAATGTTCCAGGCATTGAAGATATGAGAAGTGTATCAAGGTTTGGACTTTCTGTGATTACAGTTGTTTTTAAAGAAGATGTTGATGTTTATTTTGCGCGACAGCTTATTAGTGAGCAACTTAAACAAGCCGTTGAAGAGATTCCCAAAGGAGTGGGCGTTCCGGAACTTGCTCCGGTAAGTACGGGATTAGGAGAAATATATCAATATATTCTGCATCCGAAAAAAGGAAGCGAAAAAAAATACAGTGCTAAAGATCTTCGGACCATGCAGGACTGGATTGTTCGAAGACAGCTTAACGGAACTCCTGGTGTTGCAGAAATCAACAGTTTTGGAGGTGAGTTGAAACAATATGAAGTTGGTATTAATCCCAATAGACTAAAAGCGATGGGAGTAAGTATTTCCGATATTTTTACTGCTTTAGAAAAAAATAATCAGAATACCGGAGGTGCTTACATTGACAAAAAACCGAATGCCTATTTTATCCGCGGGGTCGGAATGGTCACTTCGTTAGAAGATATTCGGAACATAGCAGTAAAAAATGAAACAGGAAGTATTCCTATATACATAAAAGATGTCGCAGATGTTCGTTTTGGAAGTGCTGTGCGATATGGAGCGATGACCTATAACGGAAAAGTAGATGCCGTGGGTGGAGTTGTAATGATGCTGAAAGGAGCGAATAGTAATGAAGTGGTGAACAATGTGAAAGCTAAAATCCCTACTATTCAAAAATCTCTTCCTGACGACGTAGTCATTGAGCCTTTCATTGATAGGACTGATCTCGTGGGAAGAGCAATGAAAACAGTGGAGAAAAATCTGGTAGAGGGTGCATTAATTGTAATTTTCGTACTTGTTGTTTTTCTTGGAAATCTTCGGGCCGGGCTTATTGTTGCGTCAGCAATTCCTCTATCCTTATTATTTGCTTTAGGGATGATGAACGTGTTTGGGGTTAGTGCCAACCTGATGAGTCTGGGGGCAATAGATTTTGGACTTATTGTAGATGGAGCCGTTATTATTGTAGAGGCAACATTGCATTTATTACATAATAAAAACAGCGGGAAGCTTACGCAGATCCAGATGGATAAGGAAGTAGGAACGGCAGCGTCCAAAATGATGAATAGTGCCATTTTTGGACAAATTATTATTCTGATCGTTTATATTCCAATACTTTCTTTAGCTGGAGTAGAAGGTAAAATGTTTACCCCAATGGCAAAAACAGTAGGATTTGCAATTATTGGAGCTACCATTTTATCCATTACTTATATTCCAATGGTAAGCTCGTTGTTCCTTTCTAAAAATGTTAGTCATAAAAAGACACTCAGTGACAAAATTATGGACTTTCTTCAAGGTATTTATCAGCCTTTGTTGCAAAAAGCCATTCGATTGAAGCTCGTAATTGTCACTATAACGATTTCAATTTTTGTGATTTCAATTTTCATATTCAAAAATATGGGAGGGGAGTTTATCCCGCAATTGCAGGAAGGAGATTATGCATTTCAATGTATCCTACCTCAGCAAAGCTCATTGAGTCAAAGTTTGGAAACATCCATGCAGGCATCAAGGATCATCAAGTCATTTGATGAGGTAAAAATGGTTGTAGGGAAAACCGGATCAGCCGAAGTACCTACCGACCCGATGCCACCAGAGGCTTCAGATATCATTGTGGTGCTAAAACCACAGAGCGAGTGGAAAACAAAAAAATCATATGCGGAACTGGGAGATGAGATCAGTAAAAAACTGGAAGCGATTCCCGGGGTATATTTTGAAAGAAACCAGCCGATCCAAATGCGTTTTAATGAATTAATGACCGGGATCAGACAGGATGTAGCGGTTAAAATTTTCGGGGAGAATCTGGATTCCCTGGCCATTTATGCAGAGAAAGTTGGAAAAGCAATACAATCGGTAAACGGAGCTAATGCTCCTCAAATTGAAAAAGTGGGTGGACTTCCACAGATCAATGTTACTTATGACAGAACAAGAATGGCTAATTACGGAATCAATATTGAAGATGTAAATAATGCCTTAAGTACCGCGTTTGCAGGAAAAAGTACCGGTCAGGTTTTTGAGAATGAGAGACGTTTTGATCTGGTTGTTCGCTTGGATAGTCTTAACAGGACTAATATTGATGATGTTGATAACCTGATGATCAATACTAAAACAGGAGAACAGATCCCGCTTTCACAGGTCGCAGATGTCAAATACAAAATGGGGCCCGCACAAATCAGCCGCGAACAGGCAAAACGTAGAATTGTTGTAGGCTTTAATGTTAAAGGACGTGATGTACAGAGTGTGGTTCAGGATATTCAGAAGAAGCTTGACAAAGACGTTAAGCTACCTGCAGGATATTATTATACTTACGGTGGGCAATTTGAAAACCTTCAGGAGGCTAGCCAGCGTCTTATGATTGCGGTACCTATATCGCTGTTATTGATATTTTTATTATTGTATTTCACTTTCAACTCTTTAAAACAGGCAGCATTGATTTTTACAGCCATTCCAATGAGTGCTATTGGTGGGATCTTTGCCCTTCTTGTAAGAGGGATGCCTTTCAGTATCAGTGCCGGAATTGGATTTATTGCCTTATTCGGAGTAGCGGTTCTTAATGGAATTGTATTGATAGGAACCTTCAATGAATTAGAAAAAGAAGGCGAAAAAGATATCTTTAAAAGAGTGATGGAGGGGACTAAAACAAGGCTTCGACCGGTATTAATGACTGCAACGGTAGCATCGTTAGGATTTTTACCGATGGCAATTTCCACGGGCGCAGGAGCTGAGGTTCAGAAACCATTGGCAACCGTTGTGATCGGTGGATTAATCAGTGCTACTTTTCTTACTTTATTTGTGTTACCAATGCTGTATATTATTTTCAATACAAAACTTCGAATTAAGAAGATGAAAATGAAACCATTTACACCGGTGATTATTCTTGGATTTATAATGTTGGGTCAATTCGCCAGCGCTCAATCCAGAACATTGACTGTAGAACAGGCGGTAGAGCAGGCCGTGGCGAACAATCCCGGACTGAAATCCAAAGACCTGGGCATTGAGGCTGCAAAGGCTTTAAAACCTACGGCTAAAGAATTACCAAAAATGAATTTTAATGCACAGCTCGGACAGTATAATAGTCCTACTTTTGACCAATCTTTTGCAATTTCACAAAGTATTCCTTTTCCGACTATATTCAAGGCCAGAAAAGAATTAATTGCGGAAACTATAAAAGGTAAACAGATAGAGAAGGAAATTTCTATGAATGAGCTTGTTAAACAGGTTCGCTCCTATTATTATCAGATTGAATATCTGCAATACAATAAAGCGCAATTAAAGAATCTGGACAGCCTGTATCGCGATTTCATTCGTATAGCCACCGTAAGGTTCAAGGCTGGGGACATAAAAAAGATTGAGATCAGTACTGCTGAAACCCAACAAGGAGAAATCAACCTTTTGCTCAATCAAAATCAGGTATTTTTAAATAACGCATATAAAAATTTAAAGACACTTTTAAATATTTCTGAGGACATTGAGGTTCCGTTTAACGGAAATTATGAGCCGCTTAAATCCGGAAATATTCTGGACAGCAAAGAGGTTGATAATAACCCTACAATTAAAGCATTTTATCAGGAAATGGAAATTGCTGAAAGAAACAAAAATGTAGAAAAAGCGCAGGGACTTCCGGAATTCAGTTTAGGATATACCAACCAGTCTTTAACAGGATCTTATCCAGTAAACGGACGGGAAGTATTTTATAACTCAGGCAACCGGTTTAGCTTTGTAAATGTAGGAATAGCAATTCCTCTAACTTTCGGAGCGACAAAGGCGAGAATAAAATCTTTGGAATTTCAGAAGCAGGTTGCGGAAACCAATGCTATGTATCAGAAGAATCAGCTTTCCACTCAATTGCAAAATGCATTAACCCAATATCAACAGGATACGCAGCAATATAATTACTATGTGGGGCAAGCGATTCCTAATGCTGAGAAAATTGTAAAAGCTGCTCAGTTAGGATATAGAACAGGTGAAATTACTTATGTAGAGTATCTTTTCGCCTTGCAGACTGCGACAAATATTCAATTAAAATACCTGGAATCCATCCAGCAGGTGAACCAATCTGTTGTAACGATTAATTCAATAATTAATAAATAA